The Solea solea chromosome 15, fSolSol10.1, whole genome shotgun sequence genome segment ACCGCTGCAAGGTTCGACTATACCAGAGATATGGAGGGAAGGAGCAGAACAAGAGGGAACATGTTCAGCGCTGCCTGGCAAGACACCAGCTTTGAAGAGCTCACCACAAAGTGAAGTGGGAGGAATGTGTCCTACATAGCTCCACAGTATGGCGGTCGCTTTTCTAACGCGGTCTGGATATGTATCACAGATATCCATAATTCACTTCTTCCTGTAGTATTGAAAATGAACACCTCAGATAATCCACACCACTTCAAAAATCCACAACTTCACTCCTCCTGTGACGTCACCACTGTCTCCACTCGTGTGTGTGGCAttacaaatactgtatttttctattttaattgtGGTGGAAAAATACAACCAGATTATGGCCGTATGTCCATACAGGTCTGGGcaatatgaacaaaaatattataatgattaaaaaagtgttaTATCAATTAATATCAATTATTGTGATatgttttaattctgttttgTGTTAAAGTGAGTTATAAACATCGTCTTCATATGTACGGATCCCTTTGTTATATTGATACTGAAGAACATGATATCGTGATATATAATGTGATATCACTTTATGTTACAGTACAGCAataatggtaatagtgtggtaaatATACATTATTGCCAAAGTAATATCCTGGTAAAATGAGTTACTATAGACTATAATCAGTGTAAAATCCCTCATATGAATATGTTTGTGAATCAGAATTGATAATTACTATATTACAAAGTTGAAACTCCTCCTCCCTAATGTCTCACACACAATAACACCATAATTGCAAAGCTTTTAATTGGAGATTTCTACAGAAACATTATGGTATGAACATAATGtctattacaaaaaaatattaccgtaccatttttaatttttgcatGTATATgttgatatgtgtgtgtttatgtattcaTTCCTACTGGAGCATCTTGGCCaggtcatttttttgtaaattagaactggttctcaaacatttaaacatataatatttatatatatattgttattgaactATTGGCCAGCCTCAACAATCCATGCTAAGATATCTATGACCTAATTCTGAAAAATCATAAATCCAGTTCAAGATATCTTCAATTACCCATGGAATCATGATCATTAAagttattttcctttatttgttgttattgtcactTTTTACtctctttgtgtattttttatttagtccATTATGGATTACAGAATTAGCCAATGGGTGCAATATGGCACATTTTACAGATTGGTGTTCATCATCAATTAGGaatgtaatattataataataaaaataataataataataattattattattattagtatcagaataataaagaaaacatctaCACTATAGCTATTAAAACTCACGTGTGACACAGATGTCATACAGCCTTCTCTCCGTGCTCTAACCCGAGTCAAAGGCCTGACCTTATCCCCGCCTCACTTATCGCGATGATTCTGAGATGATGTATTGGAGAGTCGCCTTCAGCACCGATCAGCTCTCTGACACTAAACTGGGAGTCTGGGTTTTGTTACAGGCAGGAAACAGACTCTTCCGCCCCGTAAACAACGCGCCTCTGCTTGGCCACCTTCAGGCTGCCGCGGTGGCACGCGAAGACCCCACTGATGATGGTCAGGAGGGGCCGCGAGGCGCGTGAGTGAGTGCGcgttttttgaagaaaaaacccACGTCCGTGACCCGTGACGCTGTGACTTGACACGGAAATAAGGAGTGAGCTTTTAGACTGACACAGAAAGAGCGAATGACACTTTAACACGCTTCGAACTTTCACGTATCAATGTATTGGGTCTGTTCTTAAGGATTTACTGGATTTTTGCGCATTAAAAATAGCAAAAAATCACAAGACTGActgaattctttcttttttctttttaaataacctaCTATTACTTTGGTCTGTTTAATAAACATATAAAGGACAACAGACATCATCaattaaacaaattaattcAACATGAAAGTACTTGTTGTTTGCTCTTATtataactgtttgttttttcacgtGTTTGACTTAATGTTGCGGTTGGTAAAATTATGGGTAATTAATGTATGTGTGACTCGTGTTGATTTACAGCTTGGACACATTTAAAGGGGCTATGCTTGTTTTTGCGTGTATTGGCACACCAAAATAAACGGttaattcaaaaacaaatacaagctGTTTCCCGTAAAAACTCCTAATCATCCCAAATCTGAAGAGTGGTGGTGAAAAAATGTCCTTTTCCCCCCATCAGCAGACCTGGATCCTTTGCATGTTGTCACACTCCACTTAAAGGTTTAAAAGGCAGCGAaggggagaagaggagaagagggggTGGTGTGGATGCTGCAGTCCTAATCTAAACAGCGCCATGTTGATGTGGAGCGGATGAGATTATGTCGGCatgctcttcttttctttccacaCGGTTTAGGAGCAATGGGCCTTCAGACCCTGGCGCCTGCACTTGGCCACAGATAGGAGACCTGCAGGACACAGGTGTCCCGTTTCACTACGCGCGTCTTTTACTCTGTGGCACAAAAGTCACTTCTGCAATTAGGGAGaattgtttctctttgtttcttcttctttcttttttttatctagcTGTGTCttaaataacagaaaacacGAAGAGAACCTGAAGAATATCCAGGTTTATGGAAAAATTACAACTACATCTTATTTCAAAACAtgcatcatcattattattattgttatttatattattgttattactattataattagtagtagtagtattattatcgAACCAAACCAGTTATTGCACTTACGTTCCAGTTTCCCTTTACTGGTATTAATAACCGCACATGAAACGGATTATTTGAATTCcgtttttattatgattattgttataattattgttgTATATCTCTGTATTTGTCTACAGCATGCAGGGCTTTATTTCAAGGAAATACTGACCTATAATGTCAAGGGAAAGCGTCCTCGTAGCCACAATATATtggagggtgaaaaaaaaagatatttctcCAAAAATTAGGGGAACATaatcaataatatatatatttttttaaatacatttatattattcgTGTTCGTGGTCGGGTTCCCAGTTTTTATCTCATTTCCCACAGTCGCGGCGTATTATCTTATCCGTGGATAAACCGAGGCAGGAAACGAAGATATGGGCTAATCTTTAAAGCACCGCGGTGATGATGGGGAGAGCTGTGAGCTTTGTGCACCGAGAGGAAGAGACACGGAGAGAATTTTGAATTCTGACTGACtaattaactaactaactcactGACTAACTCACCGACTAACTAACAGACTGGTGCTGCAGGTTTTTTAATTGTAAGCAATTAAAATATTTCTGTGTCGATTGCTCTGCGTTAGCACCTTTAACAGACTGAAGGACTTAAGTGTTGatattatttcataatttagGCCTGTATGTGTCCTTTcaagagagggggggaggggaaagaaagagagagagagagagagggagggagagagagacagacagagaccctCCTCGCCTTTCAGGACGTCACTGAAAGGGAGAGGACAGCGTCTTGGCTGATCCAGCTCTTTCTGAATTCAGCCAACCAAACAAGATcgacctctctctccctctcgctctctctcagccccacagacagacagacagacaggcaggcagacagagggATGTCACATCTGAAAGAAAGCCAGCGCTCTACGGTTTGCATGACAAACAAACCTTCCGCGACCATTCTTCACGATTACGCACTGGAGATTCCCTTCTTTTACGCGCGCTCCGGAGACAAGATTTGGATTCGTACTCACTGTTAATCTGTCATCTCTCCGTTGGCGGCGATAATGCTTCCCAGTCCGGTCATAACGTCTTCCACCACGCCTTTTTCTGTGAAGGATATTCTCAAATTAGAGTTGCAGCAGcagtctcagcagcagcagcagcagcagcagctccagttcATCTCGTGCTTCGGTCTCTCCGGTGCGCTGCCACATCAGTGCCCTGGCACAAACAAATCGCTCCGCTCTCACTCGCCGCCCTCCTGCATGCTGGCAGCCAGGGACAGTCCGAGCCCCATGAGCTCCGGTCTCTCGGAGAGCGAGGAGAGGATGTCGTACCTTAATTCGATGACGGTGCCGGACCGGCTGTCGGGCTCCGGTCTGCCCGTGGACATGTTCGGCATCACGGCGCAGAACCACTCCGCAGAGCTTCAGCTGGAGAGCGGGGAGCAAGAGGAGCAAGAGAGCAGTGAGTACagagctttattattattaacaacaaTGCTCAcccaaaaagagaaagaggatcATGTGGAAGCGGCtcttttaaaacataataataataataatatatggacagagaaagagaatgtattgttttataagAATAACTTTAGCATTCAATTAGTAGAATTAACGTTATTAGACATAGTTCCTTATAAAGCTCTTGGGCACAGAAGAAACAGTCATTTTTACTTATAATGTTAAAGCAATTACGCTTTTCCTGCAATTACACATATAATATgtgtaattatattatattatataaacagTTATATTTTAATATTCCAAAATATAACTGTTGTATATTTAACTAACCGTGGCAGAGACGTGTTGAAActcacattttaattataatataGCCACATGAACGCGTATGTAACAgcttcattaaaataaaatgtaaataacaggTGGTTGGTTCTGAATGTAAGTTCGTGAATGTattgtcatcaaaatgtcatcgTTGTATCAGATAAGTCCTCACATGCATTTccttacaataaataaatacaaacttgCTGAAGTGGGCTTTAACTTTATATTTCATAACATgtatgtgatttaaatattgtgaaaaatgctaataaataaaataaaaataacgcTGCAAAAGAATTCAATATGTATCTAAACTTGTGTTTATcgtgtttgtgttaaatgttCCTTATCATCTGCTGGCGTAACGTTAGGTTGTGTCTGTATTGTCTTCACCAATTGGAATGtgggacatttttattattaataaatgtgcttgaattgaactgaattgaaatCAGGAAACTGTGTAgtgtaatataaatatttagaCTCTGGCTAATGTTGTGTCTCCCCCACGCAGACAGCTGTGGTGTGTTGCGGGGCGAGTGTGAGGATCCAGATTCAGAGAAACCCGCCACCAAGCAGCAGAGGACCCGCAGGAAACCGCGCGTCCTCTTCTCGCAAGCTCAGGTGTTCGAGCTGGAGCGGCGCTTCAAGCAGCAGCGTTACCTGTCTGCGCCGGAGAGAGAGCACCTGGCCAGCTCCCTGAAACTCACCTCCACCCAGGTCAAGATCTGGTTCCAGAACAGGAGGTACAAATGTAAGAGGCAGCGGCAGGACAAGAGTCTAGAGATGGCGggtcaccatcaccaccatcaccaccaccacccaccgccgccgccaccgcccaGGAGGGTGGCTGTGCCGGTGCTGGTCCGGGACGGGAGGCCTTGTCTCTCTGGATCCCAGAACTATAACTCGTCTTACACAGTGGGAGCTCCAAACCCGTACAGCTACACTTATCCCGCCTACAGCTACAACAGCTCGGTGTACACCAACACTTACTCCTGTACTTACTCCAGTTTACCTGCTCTACCGCCCAACAACACCACTGCCAACGCTTTTATGAACATGAATTTGGGAAACCTTGGCGCGCAGACGCAAAGCCAGGCTCCTCAGGGGCCAGTGGTCACACCCTGCCAAGGAGCTCTGCAGGGCATACGAGCGTGGTAGCGCAGTCTTTACGCACTATACCGCACCTGGGGAGACGTTCATATATGGGTTGACTGAACGGAACCAAGCACGTCAACTGACGCAAAAGGAGTGCGCAAATTTTAACTTAATAACGCAATGTTGACTGTGCACCACTTCCTGAAAGCATATAGAGCGTATTACAAGTTTCTCTCTGAACCACATTGTAGAAAATAACCTGCCGTTGAAGATTTGATTGTACTGAATGAAAAATACTGTGCGTAACGTAACGAGGCCTGTTTTGGTTTCAAAATGGATGCAATGTGGGCCGgagattttttatttctattttttaaagGGATCTTCTTGGACATTTACGCGCAAACATACTGTGCGTGTACGTTTATGTGTATGGCCCTTAATTAATTACGCGTTGGCCAAAGAAGATCCATCCTGTTAGATCAAAATATCAACCACACCTGCAAGATAATGCACCCGTATTaagtattatgtttttttttcctctgcgtGACGTGTGTTTGGTCAGTGTTCTTTGTTTATCTCTTAAAAAAagagactttttaaaaaagtgatatGATGGAATTAAATGATACAAGAGGCAATCATGTACTgtgctttatgtgtgtgtgtgtgtgtgtgtgtgtttgtgtgttgcctctttaggatgatttctggcataaacactggcgTTGTCAGGACCAGACGTCCTCATGGAGCTTTAATCCTGGTCCTAATGGGGCATTTCAGAAGAGAGAATCTCATTTCAGAGGATTAGAGCTAAGATTAAGTCTTAGATTCGAATTAGGGTtataactggttatggttgtgGTTAGGGACATGCAGTGCTTTGTttgaggcgtgtgtgtgtgtgtgtgtgtgtgtgtgatacatttAGAAATATCTGCCTTTTGTTTTTGGGAAGCATTAAATTCGCACTTTTTACAATTCATTCCCGCATtaatatgaatgtgtgaatgggaaactcatgttgtgtgtttaaagtttaattcCTCAAACATGTAATTTCTCATCGACTCAAATCATTTCTCaagccttctttttttcttttctttttttgttgtttttttcttcttg includes the following:
- the nkx2.3 gene encoding homeobox protein Nkx-2.3 gives rise to the protein MLPSPVITSSTTPFSVKDILKLELQQQSQQQQQQQQLQFISCFGLSGALPHQCPGTNKSLRSHSPPSCMLAARDSPSPMSSGLSESEERMSYLNSMTVPDRLSGSGLPVDMFGITAQNHSAELQLESGEQEEQESNSCGVLRGECEDPDSEKPATKQQRTRRKPRVLFSQAQVFELERRFKQQRYLSAPEREHLASSLKLTSTQVKIWFQNRRYKCKRQRQDKSLEMAGHHHHHHHHHPPPPPPPRRVAVPVLVRDGRPCLSGSQNYNSSYTVGAPNPYSYTYPAYSYNSSVYTNTYSCTYSSLPALPPNNTTANAFMNMNLGNLGAQTQSQAPQGPVVTPCQGALQGIRAW